The Cyclopterus lumpus isolate fCycLum1 chromosome 3, fCycLum1.pri, whole genome shotgun sequence genome includes the window AGTTCTGGGTCAGGGCAATGTTTGACAAACATAAGAGCCACTTCATCACTCATGTTCTCCGTCCGCTTCCCTTGTCTGTGCAAGCCCTCAAGAGCTAGGTCGGCAGCTTTGTTCAGTCTTATCCAGTAGTCAACTGGGTTTTCTCTATGCTTGGGCAAAGTAGCATAGAAGTCTgcgagaggaagacatgagggaGCGACACTGAAGTAGTGGAGGAGAACATTGTATATCCGTTCAGGTTCCTGTTTGGCATCAAACCCAGGATCACTACGCAAGGCAATCTTCACCACATCTCTGGCCTTGCCCATTAAATGGCTCATAACCTCCTCCGCTTGGTCACAAACAGGAATCTGTCTTTTCCTGAGATGTGTTTTCGTCATGTCAATCCAGTCCTGGACTGGGTATTTGTCGGTACTGTCACCTCTGAATGTCTGAAGTCCTTTATCAGAGTTCACATGGACTGTCACCTGTGGAGGACGGTCATGTCGGTCAACATTGGCGTGTGTGGTCTGGGTGGTAGTCGTCTGGTGGTCACTGGTCATGTTTACAACACCAGCTGACATTAACTTCTCGACAATGGACTCACCAATTTGAGCACCTAACTGCCCTACCATGTCAGTGAGATGTTGCATGACATCAACATCACTGTCAGGAGTAGACGTAAGAGGACCCCTCATTAACCCACCAACAGGAGTACAATCCGGGCTCTGACCTAGCCCTGTATCACGGTTATCCAGTGTCAGTTTAGAGTATCCCACATCCCTACTGCCAGCAATATGACTGAGCCAAACACCCCTCCCCTTTGGCAGACTAGGGCTAGCAAACTCATCCATAGTTACTCTAGAGGCCGTTTATAACCAATAAATGTACTTGCGTTGTGTATCTAGAACCAAaacccaacaaaaacaaaagatagtaataataatatatatgtgcattAATAATCAAAAGTCATCGACATACTGAggataaacaatttaaatcactATGCCCTAATCCACAATCTTTTAAACACCTGATATGACCACAATAGTCTTCAGGATCAGGACTGAGTCAGCACAGCATCCACAGCGACGAGCATCAAGCTGGTCTGAAGATCCGAAGGTCACGGCACCAGTGTAACGGACGTGAACAGGGCATGGAAGAAGTCGACTCAGAAGTTGatctttcttgtatttatttctgcagaagacaataaaaacacacacattgccttctggtctgtcttgctgcacatcagcttccacgaatagtattaaaacttttgtgcTGGAAAAACTGGActacattaaacaaaagaaaacacatacctgcagaagacaataaaaacacacacattgccttctggtctgtcttgctgcacatcagcttcctagacacgtaaaaacaggatttataaaaggtaaagtatacatcagagcgaccggatgtagctcatacaaacggcgccaaatgaaacataaacttctaccgtctaaaataatgacacaacagcTGAACACCGTGATCGTACTAACGACCATTACCGCGTGTAGCaaacggttacatttttaaaagaatataacaaaatagtgcgacatcatttcctccacaacttaccacgaatagtattaaaacttttgtgaaggaaagacgggactacggaagcctaggaggcaaagaagaggtgaaacgcaatttccacaggaaaaagatttaactcttcaaaataaaattcacacaaacacacacttcaacaggatcgttgaataataaacaaaaataagatataatacatcaaaaataagaaataacagagtgTATTTCTAACTCCGTTACATATAGAAATGTCATATAAaactaatataataaatatatcatgtatattcatgtgttcagCCTGATCAGAGAGGCGGTCTGCAGGAATCTGTCAGCTGGAGCCCAACATGTCAGTGATAGACGTGATGTGTGTTTAACAGGCCTGTTGATCCGTAACGCTGGTTTTCTCTTTTAGTCACACGGTTCTTCAGATACAACCGGAAGGACCCACCAGAGCCCGGATGTGTGGACTAACGTGTTGAAGAGGACTTTGTAGAGGGAGACGGACCCGAACGGAGCCGAGCGACACCGAGCGGGTCCGAGTGAGCGAAGCGTTTTTAACGGAGTTGTCTGGAGGAAACGTTTCTGTGAGCTTGTGAAGATGTCTAAAGTCCAACAGCTGAGATGTTTAGTCAACCAGCGACTAACTGCGGCTGCGCAAGAGATCTTTGGTCTGTTTGAAAGAACGATAGCAGAGTACGAGGAGGAACTTTGtagttccagagaggagaacgagcgacACCGGAAACGACTGGACGCTGTGTTCAACCCGGAAGTCCGGTTACACAGAGCAGGTtggtcctttgtttctttatcgcTTTAAACTTCATGTACTGAGGTAGAGTTACAGGTACTGTACTGCAGTACTTAAACACGTTcatgccactgaagtgctaatcgaattttattcaaggtatagtcggaaaagatgtgtttttagtttccggtggaaggtgtagagactttctgctgtcctgatgtcagtagggagctcattccaccaatgaggagccaggacagcaaacagtcttgattttgtcgagtgattagctcgcagtgatggagtcacaagtcgattggtagatgccgagtaaacgggctggggtgtacggtttgaccatgtcctggatgtagacgggtcccgatctgttcgcagcacgatACGCAggaaccaatgttttgaagcggatgcgggcagccactggtaaccagtgaagggagcggagtagtgtgggtgaatttaggttgaagaccagtcaagctgctgcattctggatgagctgcagaggtcggatggccttagcaggtagacctgccaggagggagttacagtagtctaggtgtgagatgaccagagcctggaccaggacctggaccagaacctgtgccgccttctgagtgagaaggggtcgtattctcctgatgttgtacagcatgtacctacaggagcgtgttgttgcggtgatgttggcagtcagggagagttgactgacaggtgtcacactgaggttcctggcagtcggagccaacacagagttgttgaaggtgatagtcaggtggtgggtgggagagccttttcctggaaggagaagttcagtcttgtccgggttaattttcaggtggtgtgcggacatccactgagagatgctagttagacaggcagagattcgtgctgctacctttgtttcagattggggaaacgagaggatcaattgggtgtcatcagcgtagctgtggtatgtgaagccatgagagagaatgacagagccgagagagttggtgtacagagcgaagagaagaggaccaaggactgagccctgagggaccccagtagtgagaggacaaggctcagacacagatttTGTCCAGGTTACCCGGTTAAGTGTAttgttgaggtaggatgagaagagtgagagtgcggtgcctgagataccaggtcctggagggaggacatgaggatctggtggttcataagataagataagataatcctttattagtccctcagtggggaaattacaggattacagcagcattgctcacagtaataagtaaaacaagtagtataataacagaattaagataaaacagtaaaaaacaagaagaatattatatatacagacggagtagaaatagaataaagtgtataaaataaattttaaaaaaaattaaaaattaaaaaagtacttaaacgtattagtattgcacaactgggcaactgggctaaagtgctgttcagtgcgaagtccaaagtgttcaagtgtttgtggcctactgggagctcagtttgttgtgcagcctgacagcagcggggagaaaggacctgcggtacctctcccccagacaccggggatgaatcagccggtggctgaaggagctgtgcagcgctgccagagtaccctgcatggggtgggaggtgttgtccatcagggacgatagcttggccatcatcctcctgtctcccaccacctccacagtatccagaggacaccccagcacgctgctggccttccccaccagtttgtccagtctcctcctgtcagctgctgtgatgccgctgcaccagaagaccactccataaaagatggctgatgccaccaccgagtcgaagaaggtcttcaggagtgctccctgcaccccaaaggacctcagtctcctcagcagaaagagtctgctctgtcccttcttgtagagtgcatgagcgtggtcagaccagtccagtttattgttcaagtgaacacccaggtacttataagacttcacaatctcaatgtccagtccctggatgcttactggtgttggaggagagcgtttaccacggcggaagtccaccaccagctccttggtcttgctggagttgatctggaggcggttccgctggcaccatcctaagaagtcctggttcagttccctgtactccctgtcatcatcggccgagatgaggccgacgatcgcagagtcgtcagagaacttttgcaggtggcagttggcagagttgtgtttgaagtccgatgtgtagatggagaagaggaatggagccagaaccgttccctgtggagcccctgtgctgcagtacaCCCGATTTGACTCACACTCCCatatccgcacatactgtggacggttggtgaggtagtccaggatccatgcagtgaggtggtgttccaccccggtctgcttcagcttgtccctcaggagcaaaggctgaatggtgttgaaggcactggagaagtcgtagaacatgactctcacagtgcttccagccttttccaggtgagagaggcatctctgcagcaggaagatgacggcgtcatccaccccgataccagattggtaggcgaactgaagtgggtccagggatgagctcaccagggggcggagatggacaaggaccagcctctccagggtcttcatcaggtgggatgtcaacgccaccggcctatagctgttgaggtccttgggccgcggggtctttggtaccggtaccatgcaggatgtcttccatagctgtggtactttccccagcctcaagctcaagttgaagatgtgctcggctatcccgcacagttggtctgcgcaggatttgaggagccttgagctgatgccatctggacccgtggccttcctcaccttgatcctcctcagttccttcctcacctggtgacgggacacgctggggggtgtggtgctgtgaggtgttggagtgggggtgggttgccggtcgtagagtgctgagtatgagtatgagaggtgtgaagggggggccgagtgctgtagaaaggggggaggtgcagggggagggggggcaataaTCCGCAGGGGGTGCAAAAGATGGGGGCTGCAGCGGCcgcagcagggaggtctgggtggggggggggggggatggctggtcaaatctgttaaaaaatgagTTCAGATCATTCACCCACTTATGGCCCCCCTCAGGCTGCTTGTTGAGCCCCTTGAACCCAGAAATCGTCTTGAGGCCCTTCCAGACCCCGAtggtgttgttctgctgcagctggtcctccatcctggtcctgtagacatctttaccctccctgatctccaccctcagctccctctgcacagtcCTCAGCGCCTCCTTTTTGCCAGATCTAaagaccctcttcttctccttgaggaggGCCTTTATCTTTGGAGAGATCCAGGGTTTGCCATTTGAGAAGCACCGTACAGTCCTGGTGGGTACGGTGTTCTCAACACAGAAGTTGATGTAGTCTGTGATGCAGTCGGTGAGACCGTCGATGTCTTCCCCATGGGCATCACTGAATACCTCCCACACAGTTGTCTCAAAACAGTCCTTCAGAGCCTCCTCGGCTCCATCGGTCCATTGTCTAACTGTGCGGGTCACAGCTGGCTGCTTCTGTGCAAGAGTGGTGTACACAGGCAGGAGGTGCACCAGGTTGTGGTCAGATCGgcccaggggagggagaggtgatgaTAAGTATGCCTCCTTGGTGTTGGCATAGAGGAGATCCAgtgtcttattgtctctggtGTGGCATGTGACGTACTGGGTGAATgtgggcagagtggaggacggaGGGCATGGTTAAAGTccccagagagaaggaggagggcatTGGGGTGTTGTGTCAGCAGCCTGCTCGTCACTGAGTGGATGACGTCACAGGCCGCTTCAGCGTCAGCAGAGGGGGGGGATGTACGCAGCCACCATGATAACATGCGAGAATTCCCTTGGCAGATAGTATGGCCtcatgctaacagctaacagctcaaTGTCCGTTGTGCAGGTCTGCTCTTTAACAGTGATGTGCCCAGAGTTACACCATCTATCATTAACAAACACtgccagtcctcctcccttcctcttacCGCTCTCCACTGTCCTGTCCGCCCGTATGATGCGGAACCCGTCCAGCGTAGCGTGCGTGTCCGGAATTAGCTCCGTTAGCCAAGTCTCCGTGAACACCATGAGGCTACACTGCCGGTATTCACTCTGATGGCGAGTTAGCGCCGCTAGCTCGTCCATCTTGTTGGAGAGAGACCTCACGTTTCCCATGATGATGGAGGGTAGGACGGGTTTGTAACGTCTTCTCCTGGCGCGACGTTCCGCCCCCGCCCGGCATCCAtgtttcttcctcctcaactCACGGGGAACATCGGGTCTCTCCACGGGTAGTAGCACCGCGCATCCCGGAATGCCAACAGTTGGTCccttgaaaaaacaacaactggaccATGGCTGCATGCTGGGTCCCCAGACACGGAGGTGAAAAGTTTGATTAGCAGCAGATAGACCACAACAAGCTCGACGTGTCTAGCTGCCATAATGTACCGATTAGGAACGGTAACTAATATGACGGGGAAAAAGCGACAagaagtaacaaaataacaatgtaagaaaaaaaactaggTAGTGAGCAGGAGCTACTGTAAAAGGCAGCAACTCGAGCGGCGCCGGTTGCTAGgatgatggtgtcaaaggcagcggaaaggtctagaaggataagaacagatgagagagaggctgctctagcagtgtgaagctgctcagagacagcaaggagggcagtctctgttgagttggcagccttgaatccagactggtgagggtcaagaaggttgttactgtggagaaaggaggagacttggttgaAGATGGCTCACTCAAGAATTTTGGAAAGAGATGGAAgaagttgttgacttcagacagGTTGAgggtgggtttcttcaggagagggttgactccgcctccttgaaagagttagggaaacagccagttgagagggaggtgttaataagatgggtgagaaaggtaagaaggtcgggagcaacagcctggagaatgtgagatgggatggggaggggggtcaaggaggttggaaaaaatagagaagagttttttggggttagagaAAGAAGTTTGATTTTTGGTTTGGTAGAACAAGCTTTTGGCTGccgagatagaggcagagaaggaagtgagaagagagtgataggcgagcaggtttagatttttgccatttcctttccgtCACTCGTAAGGTGGCTCTCAGAGCACCgagtgagacaacaacagagccggagaggacttgcgaaCCTGGTCGTGTCTTAAAAGgtcagagagaatcaagagatgaagacagagtagagaggagagtgtctgtggcagagttaggatgcatgagtgagaaggagtcagttgaagggagtgCTGAGAGAACaaaggaggccagagaggagggtgagacgGACAGATGCAAAGTCTGTTGTTGTGGGCGGTTGTCACTtccaaagagtgagagagagtaagagatgaagaagtggtcagagacatgaagtggagttacagtgaggttagatgtggagcagtttctggtgaacatatagtcaaggtggttgccagctttgtgattAGAAGgagaaggactgagagagagagcaaaggaagacagtaagagtagcaggtcacatgacttctctgtctggatgttaaagtcgcCCAGAAGGATGAGAGGGTACGTTTTCTGGGAAATTTGATAGGAgaacgtctagttcttccaagaagtctcccaaggagccaggtggacggtagagaacaacaatggttagttgaaccggatgagtaaccgttacagcatgaaactcaaaagacagtggggtgaATAATGAAAGtgggtagagagaaaaacaccatttgggtgagatgagtagagagaagagtgtcgcccagaaggatgagcggggggccgttttctgggaagttcgacaggaggacgtctagttcttccaagaagtctcccaaggaaccaggaggacggtagagaacaacaatggttagatgaaccggatgagtaaccgttacagcatgaaactcaaaagacagtggggtaaaaagtggaagcgggtagagagaaaaactccatttaggtgagatgagtagacctgaaccaccaccccgaccagagggtctggatgtgtggctgaaggagaaggccgaggagagagcagcaggggtaggTGGGTTGTCTTGTGTGATctcaagtctcagtgagagccaggaagtcaaGCGATTgattgatagcgaagccagagatgaagtctgccttgcggttagctgactgacagttccagaggccccctgtgacgagatATTGGGTGTGTGTAGAACGGGTGGGAAAGATAACAGAAGAGGAATTTCGGTATATGTGTGAACGAGTCCGAGGCCTTTCGTATCTACAAGTTGATACACGCACAGGTATGGCAAGTAAACACATACTCAGTGCAGTTTTACTCAGCTACCCCCGAAGACTCTaacaaaagactcctaggtctttatcctctgagtcttgactccaaccaaagactcctaggtctttatcctccgagtcttgactccaacgaaagactcctaggtctttatcctcagagtcttcaTACGACGAGTATCCACTGACGCTGAAGGACGCTACCTGGTTATGTACCCGAGTTGAcgataattagctacagctgtgtcgGCCACTCCCCCAGACGTTCGTTAGTTTAATGGCCAGCAATCGAAACCAAGTGGGCTCAGAACAATAGCTGATCTTTCCTTTAATCAGTGGAGGTCAATGTTGACATGAATCTCTACTTCCTGCCAAAGCTGAATTAAGGATAGGAtcagacagtacagactagcactCTAGTAGCTCCAATACAGAAAATACAATAGTACTCTAGCAGATAAGCTTATTTAAAGAAGGTACTTAGCCAGGATCCAAGTGGTCCAGTAGCCTCACAGGTAGAGATGCACACTGAaaaggtacatattgtactaactactgtactacatctcagaggtacatattgtacttgttactgtacatctcagaggtacatattgtactttttactggaCATCTCAgtgggtgtggttcagggaacagtgccggaatgatgtctaatcagtctcagctggggttaatctgtctctccccaataaagagcaggagggactgagaggtgaggagaagaagcagaagcCGTCACTGAGCCTGTATTATGATTGTTGCGAATAAAAGAGCATTTGGAACTACCTCAAGCtatgttgctgcctctgttaaagtccgcgactcaccgggtaacagggaaacctgttacagtggagcccaacgtggggcggACAGATAgtggcgctggggcagatgctggcggggaTCGCTGAGATGCAGAGAGACCAGGCGGAGATGAACCGTCAGTTCATTGGTGAGCTCCAGGTCCAGGCGGAGAGGCAAGCGTTCGCCCTCGAGCAGCTCGCAGCCCGGACAGCTGCTGTGTGGGCGGTTCGGCTCTTGCCTCTGCTGGccggggaggcacagacagcggccCTGGGGCTCCCCCCGGCAGCCAGGCAGAGATATTCAGATGTGCGCAAGGCTGTGATCGACAGGATGGGCCTGTCCCCAGAAGACCACCGGCAGAGGTTCCGTGAGGCCAGGCTGGGGCCGGAGGACCATCCCTTTGCTTTTGCGCAGCGGCTCAAGGACGCCGCCATCAGATGGCTACAACCCGGGGGTCCGGGAGCGGCGCAGGAAGTGGTGGAAAAGGTCGTCCTCGAGCAGTTTGTGGGCGGATTGCCGTCCAGAACCTCGGCGTGGGTCCGCTGCCACCGGCCGTCGCTGCTGGTGACCGCCATCACCTTGGCGGAGGACCACCTGGCGGTTCTTTACCCTGGGCAGGGGAACAGCGGTCTAATGCCGGCTTCGTTTCGGCCAACACCTGCCCCACGGAGGAGGCTacacacagtgcctggtgtatccccattgttcttgttgtcaagaaggatgggtctataaggttctgcgtggactatcgcagggtgaatgacgtgtcacggttcgatgcttacccaatgccccgagtcgacgaactcctggaccgactgggcactgcgcgtttttTTACGActctggatttaaccaagggctactgggagattcctctgtcgccagagtccaaggaaaaaacggccttctccactccgtttggtttgtaccaattcaccacgcttccctttgggttgttcggggccccagccaccttTCAATGCCTCATGGACCAGGTGCTGCATCCtcacgctgcatatgctgccgcctacttggatgatgtgatcatccacagcaccacctgggcggagcatgtgcagcgggtgggcgcggtgctggagtccctgaggcaggcggggctgactgccaacccagggaagtgtgcagttggacggagggaggtacggtatctgagGTACCACTTGGTGCGTCCTCAGGTAGACAAGACTTCCGCCATCGCCGCCTGCCTGCcacccaagacaaaaaaaggtgaGGCAGTTTTGGGGGCTGGCAGGTTACTACAGGCGCTTCATTAAAGATTTTGCagagctgaccagccccttgaccgACCtaacccggaaaggtgcctcagatccggtccagtggacggagcagtgccagttggtgttcgagaaggtaaaacaagctctctgtgggggaaccactccttcacacacctaacttttctcttccttttactctgcagactgatgcgtcgaacagagggctgggggccgctttgtcccagcaggtagagggggttgaccgcccggtcctgtacatcagccggaagctttcagagagggaggccaggtacagcacggtggagaaggagtgcctggccatccggtgggcggtcgactccctgcgctactacctcctggggcgctcattcaccctctggtcgaACCACGCcccgctccaatggctccaccgcatgaaagataccaacgcccggatcactcggtggtatctggctttacagccttttaatttcaaggtgatccataggccggggacgcagatggtcgtggccaacttcctctcccgctctcatgggggggacggggggggaaGTAGGTTAGGCCAGATGGCACCCTGGCGTAagacgggcggtggaggtatgtggcagggggtgtggttagactcagctgtagagtgggtggagcgggggtgtggttcagggaacagtgccaatgatgtctaatcagtctcagctggggttaatctgtctctccccaataaagagcaggagggactgagaggcgaggagaagaagcagaagcCGTCACTGAGCCTGTATTATGATTGTTGCGAATAAAAGAGCATTTGaaactacctcaagctgtgttgctgcctctgttcaagtccgcgactcaccgggtaacagggaaacctgttacagtacTGTCCTACATCTCCAATTTACATAGTTTACTTTCTACTTTACTACATCTCAGACACATATTATaatttttactgtactacacctcagaggtacatattgtactttatactatactatgtacatattgtactttatactatactatgtacatattgtactttatactgtactacatctcataAATGAGTATTGTACTTTACTACATCTCTCAGGCTTGCTCTTGGATTTGTGCTCAAACTGTATTCATGTACTCAGATTTAGTTCTTCTTGCTCAGATCTTCTGCTCTCCAGCTTCAGGCTGCGTTTGCTTCACTGGAACGTCCCTGATGGAGGACTGGTTCGTCCTCTTCTGCAGCCCAAGGctttattatattgttctttATCAATAAAAGGACAATTAATGACAACAGCAGCTTTTTATTTAGAGGTCATGCTTCTCTCATTCACAACTAATTCGCTGCTTTTTCATTGATAAACCTCTTAAATAATTATATTCCATTCTATATCTATAttctaatatataataatattcacaagtttgcctcagagggttttacaatctgtacacatatgacaagGCTTTTTCAGTAATAAAACTCTTGaataataaagagtttaatatgAGATTCATAAGACAttaatgtattgtattattcTCCAGTAGACCCAGaacccccccacattaaagaggaacaggaggacccagagcccccccactttaaagaggaacaggaggacccagagcccccccatattaaagaggaacaggaggacccagagccccctcacattaaagaggaacaggaggacccagagcccccccatattaaagaggaacaggaggacccagagcccccccatattaaagaggaacaggaggacccagaacccccccacattaaagaggaacaggaggaactctggaccagtcaggagcgagagcagcttcaagggctggaggaggctggtctcaagttctcattcactgtaaagagtgaagatgatgaagaggaagctcagtcctctcagcttcatcaaagacaaactgaacacatggaaacagaagctgatggagcggattgtggaggaccagaatcagacaggaagttagatcCAGAAAGACATCCAGGACCAGATACTGATGAGACTGAGGACAGTGATGATTGGGAAGAGACTCAGGAACCTCAGTCAGATGTGAACcctcaaaacaaagaagtacCTGTAAGTGATGTGAACTGTAGTACTGGAAATACATCAATCAGCTCACCTGAATGTGCTGGAAGCTTTGACCACAAGGGACATCTGGAGAAACCCACTAGCTccaaaacaggagagaaaccatttcaatgctcACTTTGTGACAAAAGATTTGGATTCAATAAGACTCTAAAGAGACACATGcctgtccacacaggagagaaaccatttagttgttcagtgtgTGGTAAAACATTTACGCGTAAGCGAAACCTAAACCTTcacatgactgtccacacaggagagaaaccatttagttgt containing:
- the LOC117728833 gene encoding gastrula zinc finger protein XlCGF57.1-like — its product is MSKVQQLRCLVNQRLTAAAQEIFGLFERTIAEYEEELCSSREENERHRKRLDAVFNPEVRLHRAEDPEPPHIKEEQEELWTSQEREQLQGLEEAGLKFSFTVKSEDDEEEAQSSQLHQRQTEHMETEADGADCGGPESDRKLDPERHPGPDTDETEDSDDWEETQEPQSDVNPQNKEVPVSDVNCSTGNTSISSPECAGSFDHKGHLEKPTSSKTGEKPFQCSLCDKRFGFNKTLKRHMPVHTGEKPFSCSVCGKTFTRKRNLNLHMTVHTGEKPFSCSVCCKTFSHKGHLNDHMFVHTGEKPFSCSVCCKTFSRKVNLNYHMVVHTGEKPFSCSVCSKTFTQKGNLNAHMTVHTGEKPFQCSLCDKAFGFHRDLKRHMPVHTGEKPFSCSMCSKTFTQKRYLNDHMFVHTGEKPFSCSVCDKTFSQKQILKRHLIIHTRETN